The Archocentrus centrarchus isolate MPI-CPG fArcCen1 chromosome 12, fArcCen1, whole genome shotgun sequence genome includes a window with the following:
- the LOC115789347 gene encoding BCL2/adenovirus E1B 19 kDa protein-interacting protein 3, protein MSLSGSQTPEDGLYGSWVELEELIAAVSRRESLTGPQDSVSTALQGELERILLEAQLECERSRDSPPQAVTPQSTGSPRPTSEHDSDCVTIQEEGERRVDTDWVWDWSSRPENMPPKEFVFQHPKQQSSLSVRKTEVMKRGIFSSDVLLILIPSLLASHLLTLGVGIYIGKRLAASTTSTL, encoded by the exons ATGTCTCTATCCGGCTCGCAGACACCAGAGGACGGACTCTACG GCTCCTGGGTCGAGCTGGAGGAGCTGATTGCAGCCGTGAGCCGCAGGGAGAGCCTGACAGGGCCGCAGGACAGTGTTTCCACCGCcctgcagggggagctggagagGATCCTCCTGGAGGCACAACTAGAGTGCGAGAGGAGTAGAGACAG TCCTCCACAGGCAGTGACTCCACAGTCCACCGGTTCACCAAGACCCACCAGTGAGCATGACAGCGACTGTGTCACCATACAG GAGGAAGGTGAGCGACGAGTGGACACTGACTGGGTGTGGGACTGGTCCAGTAGACCTGAAAATATGCCACCAAA AGAGTTTGTGTTTCAGCACCCGAAGCAGCAGAGCTCCCTCAGTGTCAGAAAGACAGAGGTGATGAAGAGAGGAATCTTCTCCTCTGATGTTCTCCTCATTCTTATTCCCTCACTGCTGGCTTCACACCTTCTCACGCTTGGAGTCGG gATCTACATAGGAAAGCGATTGGCTGCTTCTACAACCAGTACGCTGTGA
- the LOC115789726 gene encoding mucin-5AC-like, whose translation MVSKEPNHLLTGQTNGKSGLADKLPGTMTVRSVLLNRDSPDIESRLKRRRNRTHQVRFKDLEDGSSSSGNSGTGENNSHQKPAKDCDSPHPLRKHSSRSPQPWTDRERPQTKDLPGRTSVVGAVRGDMASTIEVVAAFLARAPPHPLTPGPTRRTWAPPQTNSLTLPMTRRPSMSTSTAIQTSPCLKKPQSLSSTHTRSHSLGDSVGVDGDDEHDSQDEFLTHNHVLLPASKDQNGPPDPGDRTVVERRSKVSRTEIKSAVKTSRHSCPPSVLQNAEPCHCSSVSCRDGTKRQGSSTPSVVRRRKRLNRTTSDPGKEVHYCTTPTQTESPGPSPPPSNTKLCTTQVQTESPSPLLNSKYCTTQSQTENHQAPPLSAEPRTTQIQTTSTNSALPPNVEQSTAQIQTSSPSHSSPDHKPCTTQTQTNSPFASPPLIISPISVQTQSEKPVSPTATPDPPTTQTTTVPYCTSPPPTSAPIQTPEHCTKLPCTSPAKLACTTPPPPKALSIPCSTSAPTVTQLPVPYYTVVSPPTTPSTAAVCSSASSAAPPCPTQNCTPLISSLVSSPPLTRSTPTPTITPIITPIDITKHSTTQHQMLHIL comes from the exons ATGGTGAGCAAAGAGCCCAACCACTTGCTCACAGGCCAAACCAATGGCAAGAGCGGCTTGGCAGACAAGCTGCCCGGGACAATGACTGTGCGCTCTGTGCTGCTCAATCGAGACTCCCCCGATATCGAAAGTCGCCTCAAGCGGCGCCGCAACCGCACCCACCAGGTCCGCTTTAAAGACCTGGAGGATggtagcagcagcagtggcaacAGTGGAACAGGGGAAAACAATAGCCATCAGAAGCCTGCCAAAGACTGTGACAGTCCACATCCTCTTcgcaaacacagcagcaggtccCCCCAGCCATGGACTGACAGGGAAAGGCCACAAACCAAGGATCTACCTGGCCGAACCTCTGTGGTCGGGGCTGTGCGTGGTGACATGGCAAGCACTATAGAGGTGGTGGCTGCTTTTTTAGCTCGAGCGCCTCCTCACCCATTGACACCTGGTCCTACACGTCGAACCTGGGCACCACCGCAGACGAACTCTCTAACCTTGCCAATGACACGCAGGCCCAGTATGAGCACCAGCACAGCCATTCAGACCTCCCCATGCCTGAAAAAGCCCCAGTCTCTCTCTTCCACCCACACACGTAGCCACAGCCTTGGGGACTCAGTTGGGGTGGATGGGGATGACGAACATGACTCTCAAGATGAGTTCCTTACTCACAACCATGTGTTGTTGCCTGCGTCCAAAGATCAGAATGGACCTCCTGACCCAGGGGATCGAACTGTGGTAGAACGAAGGTCTAAAGTATCAAGGACAGAAATTAAGTCTGCTGTAAAAACCTCAAGGCACAGCTGCCCCCCTTCAGTCCTTCAAAATGCTGAGCCATGTCACTGTTCCTCTGTATCCTGCCGAGATGGCACCAAACGTCAGGGAAGCAGCACCCCCTCAGTAGTCAGGAGGAGAAAGCGTCTAAACAGGACAACAAGTGATCCTGGAAAGGAAGTGCACTACTGCACCACTCCCACACAGACTGAAAGCCCTGGTCCATCCCCACCACCCTCAAATACCAAACTCTGTACCACTCAAGTTCAGACTGAGAGCCCTTCCCCTCTTTTAAATTCAAAGTACTGCACCACCCAGAGTCAAACTGAGAATCATCAAGCTCCACCTTTGAGTGCGGAACCACGCACGACCCAAATTCAAACCACCAGTACCAATTCAGCCCTACCTCCAAATGTTGAACAGAGCACTGCTCAAATACAGACAAGCTCTCCCAGTCACTCTTCTCCTGATCATAAACCTTGcactacacagacacaaactaaCAGCCCCTTTGCTTCCCCACCTCTAATAATATCACCCATCTCAGTGCAAACTCAGTCTGAGAAACCTGTATCCCCAACAGCGACTCCAGACCCTCCCACTACCCAGACAACTACTGTGCCTTACTGTACATCTCCCCCACCTACAAGTGCACCAATACAAACCCCTGAGCATTGCACAAAGCTACCTTGCACTTCTCCAGCCAAGCTAGCTTGCACCACCCCACCTCCACCCAAAGCACTTTCCATTCCTTGCTCTACTTCTGCACCTACTGTTACCCAACTCCCGGTTCCCTATTATACTGTTGTGTCCCCACCAACAACACCCAGCACAGCTGCGGTCTGCTCAAGTGCGTCCTCAGCTGCACCGCCATGCCCCACCCAAAACTGCACCCCCCTTATCTCAAGCTTGGTATCTTCCCCTCCTTTAACCCGCTCCACCCCAACCCCAACTATAACTCCCATTATAACTCCCATTGACATCACCAAGCATTCAACCACT CAGCATCAAATGCTACACATTCTTTAA